GCCGGATGGACCTGGGACAAGTGGAGGACACAGGGTACGGTCAGCGCGGACATCGCCCATGTGCACAGGGCAGAGCCTCAGCCCGGGGGCAGGGTCCTCACCAGACTACGGGGAACAGGATGGCACCACAGCAGATGAGGTCCACCAGGAACAAAATCTCCTTCCACAGCACGTAGTCGCTGGCGCCTTCCTCGCGGGACTCGATGATGATGTAGGCCACGTTGGCCAGGACCTGCGCAGGCGGCGGGGGTGGGTGGGCACTGCCTGGCACGCTCCCCTTTGCCCCCACTGCCCTGTGCAGCCCTCCCCGCCCTGCTCCGGAGGCTGCTCCATCCGCACCTGCATGGGGATCACGATCCCAAAGACCTTCTTCTCCTTATCCGACAGGACGTACTTGATGAAGGCCCAGCCTGAGCCAATCAGGGCGATGGTGATGAAGAGGAGGGCGCCCTTCAGCCTGAAGGAGCAGGGGAGGGCGTGATGATGAGGTGGGGGGCCAAccctcccctgcctgcctccccccAGCTGCCCAGCAGAGTGGGGGACACTCACAGGTGTGCGATGTAGTACATGACGGCAAGGCCTTCGATGGGGTGGCCCTGGCTGTTGATGAAGTAGTAGTTGATCTGGGGGTGGATGGACAGACGGACAGTGAGGCGCACAGAGGGGTGGGAggctgatggtggtggtgggggattAGGAACACGGACCGTCACCATCAGATGGGTGGTCAGAAAGTTGAATAATGAGGACGGTGGGTGGGACTCAAAACTGGTAATCGGGGCTGAAAAAATGGAGGGAACAGTCACAGCTGAAGGGGTGAATAGTTGGACAATCAGAGACGGACAGTCACAGCTGAACCAAGGGACAGTGGTGGACAGAGCTGCCCCGCAGGACTGGTGGACAGAGGGGATGGGTGACTGGCCACACTGGTAAAATGGGTGGACACGTGGATAGCTGGCGGATGGCCCTCCCACAGGCCCAGGGTCTGCAGAGATTTGGGGGATGGCCCGGGTGGGCCTTTCAGCCCACCCCCCGCTGCTCCCCGGTCCAAGGCTCTCACGCTGTGGAAGAGGAGAGAGATGCTCTTGGTGAAGGCCAAGGCCGCCATGAGCCAGTGGATCTTGAAGACGCTGTACCTGGTGGGAGGGTCAGGGAGAGATGGGGGTGCGGGGCATCAGCAGAGCATAGGGATGGGGGTCTGGTGAAGGGACGTGGGGGACCCTCAGGGGCAGGGGCATTACGTGTTCCTGCAGAGGATGGACACCCAGAAGATGCCAGCGGCCAGGAAGCAGGCGGACATGACCATGTAGAGCTTGAAAAGGGGCATCTCCGCTGCCGACAGGAAGCCATCGGGGTTCTTCTCCCGGATCATCACCTGCGGAGGGGGCAGTGGTGGGCGGCGGCAGGGGCACAGCCCGACCGCTGGCCTGGGAGAGCAGCGAGTGGGGGTCTCCAGCTCTCTCACTTTCTACTGGGCCACTCatccactctgagcctcagttggcCCCGTCTCTCAAATGGGTATAACAGCTCCTACTTCGCACCCGGGAGGGCTGGGAAAAGCTAAGCGGGGTGAGGCACTCTGGGCCCGCAGTGGCCTGCAGGGGGCGCTCCCTGGCCCTGCTGCCCTCCACTCCGCTCACCGTGATGTCGAATGGATGCTCCTTTCCTGGCACTGAATTGTTGCAGTTGTGGAAGTTCAGGCTGTACTGGCCTTCTTCCGCCTGAGAGCCGATCACCACGTGGAACTGGGCGGGCGGGGAGAGAGGAGGGCTCAGCCTGGGGGACCCGTGGTCTGGGGCGACAATCAGCTTGGGGGTCCCATGGTCTGGGGCGATGGTAGGGCTGCAGGAGGGCTCAGCTTGGGGGTCCCGTGCTCTGGGGTGACGGAAGGGCCGCAGGCGCTGCAAACACTCACACTGAAGTTGTAGGAGTTGTTGAGGTGGCTCAGGCCCAACACCAGGTCCTTGTCCTTCCCACTAGGACCCTGAAGGGACAGAGCCCCTCCATCAGCTGGTTCTGGGTCCCCGCAGGGCCCTGGGGTGTGCATCTTCCCTCCTGCCCCGCCTCCCCGAAACCTGAATCACTGCGGGTGTTGACTTGGGCTTGCTGGCTGCAGAGGTCCCTCCTGTAAGAGACCGGGCAGTGATTTtaagagatggatggatggatagagggGCAGTGGGAAAACGGCATGGGGAGTGCAAAGGG
The DNA window shown above is from Homo sapiens chromosome 19, GRCh38.p14 Primary Assembly and carries:
- the GPR108 gene encoding protein GPR108 isoform 13 (isoform 13 is encoded by transcript variant 17), whose product is MIREKNPDGFLSAAEMPLFKLYMVMSACFLAAGIFWVSILCRNTYSVFKIHWLMAALAFTKSISLLFHSINYYFINSQGHPIEGLAVMYYIAHLLKGALLFITIALIGSGWAFIKYVLSDKEKKVFGIVIPMQVLANVAYIIIESREEGASDYVLWKEILFLVDLICCGAILFPVVWSIRHLQDASGTDGKVAVNLAKLKLFRHYYVMSWPHACSRPCRSSATSTSPASSPSCCRWLCPFSGSGCTSPQETTRTCSCPRRTRRMFRWSK
- the GPR108 gene encoding protein GPR108 isoform 11 (isoform 11 is encoded by transcript variant 15), which codes for MIREKNPDGFLSAAEMPLFKLYMVMSACFLAAGIFWVSILCRNTYSVFKIHWLMAALAFTKSISLLFHSINYYFINSQGHPIEGLAVMYYIAHLLKGALLFITIALIGSGWAFIKYVLSDKEKKVFGIVIPMQVLANVAYIIIESREEGASDYVLWKEILFLVDLICCGAILFPVVWSIRHLQDASGTDGKVAVNLAKLKLFRHYYVMSWPHACSRPCRSSATSTSPASSPSCCRWLCPFSGSGCTSSWWRAPPWPSSCSRATSSSPQETTRTCSCPRRTRRMFRWSK
- the GPR108 gene encoding protein GPR108 isoform 2 (isoform 2 is encoded by transcript variant 4), which encodes MIREKNPDGFLSAAEMPLFKLYMVMSACFLAAGIFWVSILCRNTYSVFKIHWLMAALAFTKSISLLFHSINYYFINSQGHPIEGLAVMYYIAHLLKGALLFITIALIGSGWAFIKYVLSDKEKKVFGIVIPMQVLANVAYIIIESREEGASDYVLWKEILFLVDLICCGAILFPVVWSIRHLQDASGTDGKVAVNLAKLKLFRHYYVMVICYVYFTRIIAILLQVAVPFQWQWLYQLLVEGSTLAFFVLTGYKFQPTGNNPYLQLPQEDEEDVQMEQVMTDSGFREGLSKVNKTASGRELL
- the GPR108 gene encoding protein GPR108 isoform 12 (isoform 12 is encoded by transcript variant 16) yields the protein MIREKNPDGFLSAAEMPLFKLYMVMSACFLAAGIFWVSILCRNTYSVFKIHWLMAALAFTKSISLLFHSINYYFINSQGHPIEGLAVMYYIAHLLKGALLFITIALIGSGWAFIKYVLSDKEKKVFGIVIPMQVLANVAYIIIESREEGASDYVLWKEILFLVDLICCGAILFPVVWSIRHLQDASGTDGKVAVNLAKLKLFRHYYVMVICYVYFTRIIAILLQVAVPFQWQWLYQPTGNNPYLQLPQEDEEDVQMEQVMTDSGFREGLSKVNKTASGRELL
- the GPR108 gene encoding protein GPR108 isoform 9 precursor (isoform 9 precursor is encoded by transcript variant 12) produces the protein MAVSERRGLGRGSPAEWGQRLLLVLLLGGCSGRIHQLALTGEKRADIQLNSFGFYTNGSLEVELSVLRLGLREAEEKSLLVGFSLSRVRSGRVRSYSTRDFQDCPLQKNSSSFLVLFLINTKDLQVQVRKYGEQKTLFIFPGLLPEAPSKPGLPKPQATVPRKVDGGGTSAASKPKSTPAVIQGPSGKDKDLVLGLSHLNNSYNFSFHVVIGSQAEEGQYSLNFHNCNNSVPGKEHPFDITVMIREKNPDGFLSAAEMPLFKLYMVMSACFLAAGIFWVSILCRNTYSVFKIHWLMAALAFTKSISLLFHSINYYFINSQGHPIEGLAVMYYIAHLLKGALLFITIALIGSGWAFIKYVLSDKEKKVFGIVIPMQVLANVAYIIIESREEGASDYVLWKEILFLVDLICCGAILFPVVWSIRHLQDASGTDGKVAVNLAKLKLFRHYYVMSWPHACSRPCRSSATSTSPASSPSCCRWLCPFSGSGCTSPQETTRTCSCPRRTRRMFRWSK